A stretch of DNA from Lotus japonicus ecotype B-129 chromosome 4, LjGifu_v1.2:
agtttttgttATTATGTACCCAAGAAGTACTCAAATTTGTTTGTTCATAAAATtatttggaaataaattaataaataaaatatagaaattaaaacttacttatctccaatgtaatTAGATGTTGGGTTATTTAACCTAAACTTTCTCATAAGTCATTTAGACACCCCTGTTATATATCATAAATAACAAATGATTCCAATTTCATTCAAACACTCAATATACACTCAATTTTCTCTCAACCTCTTTGTTTCGTTATTCAATCTATGTACTACACTATTGTTTTTCACTCCCCTCTTTCATTATTTTATTCTTACTGTCATCTATTGGTCGATAGTTACCCGTCCTCTCATATccttttttcctttcatttgaGTTTTGATTCACTCATaccttattttctcttttatctcacatttgttcttttttttatttttcatgtctACTCCTATCACACTATCCATCACATCTAttattttcctcttttttttttcttcacataTTGTAAGGTGAAATGTGTTTTAAGGTGTGAATAAAACTTTATTAATTTCATTTCGCTTTAGTTCCTAGTGACTAGTGAGTGCTGCATAAAGACATACGTCATGTTAAGATGGGTGAAGACGTACATGTACACGACATCTAGGCTAGGCCTGGATACAGCCGATAATTGCCCCTTGggaataaaaaggaaaaaaaaaatactcattcATCGTTcattaaaataacaaaaaaaatgtaacAAAAGAAATATCAAGTGGTCATGACTCATGAATGACATATTGACATGTTCGTACCAAATCCAACCCCTTCCCAGAATCCAGATCCTTGTCCCAATTATCAACACGCTAAGACCACGACTTGGCTTGCAGCTCCACACTACAGTACTACAAGCACTATCTAAAGAATGAGTTCCTAAAGAATTGATCGTGTCTTCTTAATTTCTATCGCTAGTTCGCTACTATTTCATTTACTCATCGTAAATTAACAATTGTATGACTTTTAACATAAAGCACGTGTTAATTATGATTCGCTCAAAATGTCAAAAGACCTAATAGCATATCAGCTGGACCAAAGATTCTATGAGTCGTAACCAAATGAGTATTGTAATACATAATTATATGACTTAGTTAAAGAATAAAATTTTAGTTGTTGGGTAAAGATCATATAAATCGTTTTATATTATTGTATTTAACACGATTCATAATGCAAGAATTCGTCTTGACTTGAAACGTGAATAATGCACAAACTCATCTACCACGTACTGCTATATAACTTTTCTTTTATTGAAAAATTTAAGGGCGTCAAAGATCGAACTCTATACAGTTTGGTCATAGAAGCTCTAATACAATTTCAAGTACCAATTATCCTAAAAGTGTAAGCTATTTGGTAAAGCTCACATGGATAATTTTATATTACTGTTTTTAACACCCGTCACTTTGAACCCCCTTCTTCGTCGCAACATGCACCACCGCAAATTTGAACTGGGCATCGCAACTTTCAATCCTCCATTAAGGGCATTGTTATGTCGGAATGAAACCTAGAACCACTATAAACATTCCCCCCTTCCTTGATATGCTTGCTCGACCACAGGTCGAGTTTCCTTTTTCCCCAACGTCGTGATATGCCCTaagtcatcatcttcttcttccactcTCATCCCCCACAAGCGCCACAAACAGGAAACTCAAACTAATCTAGATTGCTACAATTTTCAAAATCCTAAGACACCAAGCATCAATATCGAGAACCACCTCCTTCTCGCCACGAGAAGTCGTTGTGAGTGGCGATCATTTGGTCAAACATAGGTTGTTTTTCGAAGGGGGAGGTAGGCAGATTTGTGTTTCGTGAAAAAACTACAAGTCAAGCAACCAAGGCAGATAGGGAAATGGCATGATCCACCACGAGGAAGAGGTGTCTCTGCCAATATAGCAAATGGACTTGTCGTGGGGTTGGGGAACAATATGACCATGTTGAGAGGATTAGAGTTCATTGAGTTTATGTATGTCAGAAAGTGAATGAGAAGAATGAGACTATGATAGTTCGATGAGTATTCAGAGATTCGAAACCCTATGTCAACAACATCTCTCTTCATCTCCTtgagattttttaaaaattaaatatcattGAAATTTTAATACTAACCTCAATAATTCAATGACATATTGTGCTTTATTTTTCTTGGTTctatatatttgatttttttcactATATCAACTAATATATCCTCACAATTAATATATGTGAGACTAATCACTTACATTATTCGCACATATGGCTGataaagaagtttttttttttttttttcattcgtAAGAGTTACTCAACCCAAAAATAGTAACTCAGTGTCACCAATTTTGATTCCATTGATCTCTACTTGTCTCTCTGTACCGCCATTAACAACTGCAACAATTATAACAACTAGAGAAAACCAACCACATCAGCACTACCACCAAATCAAATTAACCAAACCAAAACCATCTTTACCGACACACGGTTATGTATACTTGTTCATAAATGAGGATGTGAACACGTTCATAACACTCAGTCGTTAGCTCTTTCACTCACTTACTCtaaataatcaaaataaaaaacagctTCCTCTCTCTAACTAATCTAATTAAATATCCAATTATGCACATGTTAGGACTCAGTTAATAACTACATCTCAACATCAAGTTCCAATTAGAAGGctgtgtgtttgatttttaGTATTAATGAGCGATTTGTAAGTATCAAACTATCAAGCGACTTATGACTCAAAAGACATGATCTTTGGTGGAGACATGATCTCTGGTGGTGATCAGAGCCGAACTCACCTAAATTTTTATGTActgaataaattaataaatatccAATTATCTCTCCTGAATTCCTCTCTCATCCTTAGCTGTATTTAACCTTTTTGGTCCCTTCACCTCTAACAAATCACACAACAAGACCCATTCATAACCAACCTAACCTCTCTCTCACACAACAACACTCATCAATCATACTCTGCTTGTTCAAATCCTCTCTCAAAACCATCATTTCTGGAATACAGAATGCCGGCTTGGTGGAACAGAAAGCCATGGAAGAACAAGCAGGAACACGATGATGATGAAGACGGTGAGTATGAGGcggaggaggtggaggaagcACCGCGTTCTGGGCTTCAATTCAATTTCATGAAATCTCCAATCAGCAGCGCAAGGAGCAgtgataagaagaagaagaagaagattaagGATAAGAAGAAGCCCAAGAGTTTCGATGAGGTACTGTATCGGAATTCACCCAGAACCAGCAAGGATTGTGATGGCGGCGCCGCCGCCATGGAGAAGAAAGGGCTTCCGTTGCCTCGCCCTACCACACCCTGCGATCAGGCTTCCATTTCTGGCTCCAGCCTCAGTTCATCTGCCTCTGCTTCGTTCGATGATCATTCAATCTCGCCTCATTTCAACGCTAACAGGTTCCCCTACTCTTCATTTCTCATACTTGTGCCTAATCGTTGATTACATGAAAAATCGATTATGCCCGCTTTAGATTAATCGATTTTGTAAAAGGGGTTAGATATTGTTTCTTGTTTGTGTGAATTATTGCTGAAAATTCATTCCTACTTTGATGGGTAATTGAAGATTTTGGGTTCTTCCTTGTGTTAATTTGGTGTAAATAAGCAGTTTTAGACTTATCTGGGGAAATTAGAGATGTTAATTTTGATGAACAAATTTGTGAATTGTTAGTTAACTAGTTAAGTACCTCTTTGTTCTGCTCATCTTCCCTAATGTTAATGTCTGCTTCTTAGTCATTCTGAATGTTTTAGATATGATATTTATGCGACATCGGACCCATTTGGATGCGAACCAAAGAACACATATCGGAGCTTATCTAGTATTTTTTTcctagtagataagctccaaaTATATACCTCTTACTGTGTTTAATGAAGTGTCACAATGACCTGTAGGGTATGTGACTGTAGTAAATGGTTGAAATTATGATCTGAATTAGGAAACTTCTTTTAGTTCTAATTGTATAAGGAACAAGAAGAACGTGTATTGTTCAGTGTGCTTCTCCAATCTGCTGGTTAAATAATCCTTGCTATTTATTTCTGCAGAGGACAAGAGGAGGTGAAGTTCAATGTGAGGCCAAAAAGCCCTTGTTCAAGAGGACCCACCAGCCCTACATCACCTCTTCACCAAAGGTTGCATGCTTTGAGTCTTGACTCTCCCACAGGAGGAAAGCAAGATGAAGGAACGAGTCAATGTCACCCATTGCCTCTTCCACCGGGCTCTCCTACTAGCCCTTCGGCTCCTTGCAACACGCGGGCAAATGGGGTGTTAGAAAACAATACCTGTAATCTCTCCAAGTGGAAGAAAGGAAAGCTTCTAGGGCGGGGAACGTTTGGACATGTTTATCTGGGATTCAATAGGTAACTTTATCACTATTATTGTCTATCTTCCAGTGAaggattttttttatcaatactCAAGAGGTAACCTCAAGCAGCTTTACACATGTATATTTTTCACTCCTTGAATATTGTAAGGCAGAATATGTGGTTTCTGCTTTCTTGTGTGTATAATGTATGACCAAGTCTTTAGGTTAAGAACTACATATTACAATGCCCGTTATTATtggcattaaaaaaattaacatgttAAAATACAATTAAATTTACACTATTTCGTTTACTTTCTTTCAGAATGAGTACTCTCTATCCCAATGTTCATATTCTGGACAAATTACTGAAACAATTACTGTTCTTCTTCCTTGTTTCATAGTGAAAATGGACAAATGTGTGCTATAAAAGAAGTCAAAGTTTTCTCTGATGATAAAACATCAAAAGAGTGCCTCAAACAACTTAACCAGGTAATTTTACTATTTTATGCGTTAAGACAAAATACAGTACTTAAGCAGTTTATCTTTATCCAGTTGCATTGGAGTTTTCTTTTTTAAGTATGAATAGCATTTTATAGTTCATAAGATTATAACAGATTCTCCATTTGTTTACAGGAGATAAATTTGCTTAATCAGTTTTCACATCCGAACATTGTTCAGTACTATGGGAGTGAACTGGTATGCTATAATATTCCAAGTGCCAAAGAGAAATTGAAAGATTGACATATTAACGTGAGTTTCTAACATATATGTCATGTTTTCAGGGAGAAGAATCACTTTCTGTTTATTTGGAATATGTCTCTGGCGGTTCTATCCATAAATTACTACAAGAATAT
This window harbors:
- the LOC130711957 gene encoding mitogen-activated protein kinase kinase kinase 3-like → MPAWWNRKPWKNKQEHDDDEDGEYEAEEVEEAPRSGLQFNFMKSPISSARSSDKKKKKKIKDKKKPKSFDEVLYRNSPRTSKDCDGGAAAMEKKGLPLPRPTTPCDQASISGSSLSSSASASFDDHSISPHFNANRGQEEVKFNVRPKSPCSRGPTSPTSPLHQRLHALSLDSPTGGKQDEGTSQCHPLPLPPGSPTSPSAPCNTRANGVLENNTCNLSKWKKGKLLGRGTFGHVYLGFNSENGQMCAIKEVKVFSDDKTSKECLKQLNQEINLLNQFSHPNIVQYYGSELGEESLSVYLEYVSGGSIHKLLQEYGAFKEPVIQNYTRQIVSGLAYLHSRNTVHRDIKGANILVDPNGEIKLADFGMSKHINSAASMLSFKGSPYWMAPEVVMNTNGYGLPVDIWSLGCTILEMATSKPPWSQFEGVAAIFKIGNSKDMPEIPEHLSDDAKNFIKQCLQRDPLARPTAQSLLNHPFIRDQSATKVANASITRDAFPYMSDGSRTPPVLEPHSNRSSITTLDVDYATKPALAAVRTLRNPRDSTRTITSLPVSPSSSPLRQHRPTHNSPFFSPPHPSYAMMGQSSYTSNNMHKNPARSNATLTLDPWLETSRYKAHTPPGGSPRMRFI